A single window of Methylomarinum sp. Ch1-1 DNA harbors:
- a CDS encoding F0F1 ATP synthase subunit delta, producing the protein MEFNLSSFFLEIINFLILIWILQRLFYRPIRDMIARRKELIDHSLGQAEQMRKEAEQLKKNYQNRQHQWEQEKQAAIAHLHQQLEKERDKVMSKLQEELDQERHKARTAMHKQQQEIHLQQQKLALMNGSRFAALILRQAAGPELEQRLFELLLSQLKQLPEACIQSLQTVDSNTSLEINVSHAYPITHEQQQRLEQKFASLIDNPMQFQYDQNTHLIAGFKIDIGAWILHADLQHELSGFTEIARDF; encoded by the coding sequence ATGGAATTCAACCTATCCTCTTTCTTCCTTGAGATCATCAATTTTCTGATCCTGATCTGGATATTGCAACGTCTATTTTACCGGCCGATTCGGGACATGATCGCCAGGCGCAAAGAGTTAATCGACCATTCGCTGGGTCAAGCCGAACAAATGCGCAAGGAAGCCGAACAGCTGAAAAAAAATTATCAGAATCGCCAACATCAATGGGAACAAGAAAAACAAGCGGCGATCGCGCATCTGCATCAGCAACTGGAAAAGGAAAGAGACAAAGTAATGTCGAAGCTGCAGGAAGAATTGGACCAGGAACGTCATAAGGCGCGCACCGCGATGCATAAGCAGCAACAAGAAATCCATCTGCAGCAACAAAAATTGGCGCTAATGAACGGTTCCCGCTTCGCGGCGTTGATATTGCGGCAGGCGGCCGGTCCGGAACTGGAACAGCGTTTGTTTGAACTGCTGCTGAGTCAATTAAAGCAACTGCCGGAAGCCTGTATTCAATCCTTGCAAACAGTGGACAGCAACACCTCTCTGGAAATCAATGTCAGCCATGCCTACCCCATTACTCATGAGCAACAACAGCGTCTCGAGCAAAAATTCGCCTCTCTGATCGATAATCCGATGCAATTCCAATATGACCAGAATACGCACCTGATCGCCGGTTTCAAGATCGATATCGGCGCCTGGATACTGCATGCCGATCTGCAACATGAATTAAGCGGATTTACGGAGATCGCCCGTGATTTCTGA
- the atpE gene encoding ATP synthase F0 subunit C, translated as MNEMIWIVLGSTIAAVFGIAIGVLGPALAMGRAINSALEAMARQPESERSIMRTLFIGLAMIESLAIYCLVIILIVLFKNPLLAYIVN; from the coding sequence ATGAACGAAATGATCTGGATAGTGTTAGGTTCGACGATTGCGGCCGTGTTCGGCATTGCCATCGGCGTATTGGGTCCGGCGCTGGCGATGGGCAGAGCCATTAACAGCGCGCTGGAGGCGATGGCTCGCCAACCCGAGTCGGAGCGTTCCATCATGCGAACCCTATTTATCGGACTGGCGATGATCGAATCACTGGCCATCTATTGCTTGGTCATCATTCTGATCGTGCTGTTTAAAAATCCGCTATTGGCTTATATCGTTAATTGA
- a CDS encoding F0F1 ATP synthase subunit alpha, whose protein sequence is MLQRQQEWLENYQPGLRVAEQGIVVSIGDGICWIKGLPSAAIDDILIFADGSRAIVFDLNREQIGAVLLYETEALTAGTLVYLARYSLSVPVGDSFLGRVIDPLGEPLDGLSRPSHVVRGNLEQPSPPIIAREFVHKPLYTGIKIIDSMIPLGKGQRQLLIGDESTGRSSLAIDTVINQKDKNVLCVYVLIGQKRTTVVNTIDTLHRHGALDYTVCVVAEASALPGLQYIAPFAGCAIADYWMKQGHDTLIVYDDLATHAKTYRELSLLLRRPPGREAFPGDIFFVHSRLLERSTQLNAAHGGGSMTALPIVETQQGEIAAYIPTNLISITDGQVYLDSNLFVSGFRPAIDISKSVSRIGGKAQHTAIRDQADRMKLDYLQFLELENFSRFGQKLEASMEAKIKRGRLLREILKQDRLMPASSAFQLAWLIAYNNGLFDPLKPSQIDEQMERLQIAVDESVLSLNSDLEQWRRFLADVLTPNEDDAS, encoded by the coding sequence CTGTTGCAAAGACAGCAGGAATGGCTGGAGAACTACCAACCCGGCTTACGCGTCGCCGAACAAGGCATCGTGGTCTCGATCGGCGACGGCATCTGCTGGATCAAAGGCTTACCGTCGGCGGCGATTGATGACATCCTGATCTTTGCCGATGGCAGTCGCGCGATAGTATTCGACCTTAACCGCGAGCAGATCGGCGCCGTGCTGCTATATGAAACCGAAGCGCTGACCGCCGGCACGCTGGTCTACTTAGCCCGTTACAGTCTCAGCGTGCCGGTCGGAGACAGCTTTTTGGGACGGGTGATCGATCCGCTCGGCGAACCACTGGACGGATTAAGCCGTCCCTCTCATGTGGTTCGCGGCAATCTGGAACAGCCTTCTCCGCCTATCATCGCCCGCGAGTTTGTCCACAAACCGTTATACACCGGCATCAAAATCATCGACTCGATGATTCCGCTGGGCAAAGGACAACGTCAGTTGCTGATCGGCGACGAAAGCACCGGCCGCAGTTCCTTGGCCATCGACACCGTGATCAATCAAAAGGACAAAAACGTGTTGTGCGTCTATGTGCTGATCGGACAAAAACGCACCACCGTCGTCAATACCATCGACACCTTGCACCGTCATGGCGCACTGGATTACACCGTTTGCGTCGTCGCCGAAGCGAGCGCCCTGCCCGGCTTGCAATATATCGCGCCATTCGCCGGCTGCGCGATCGCCGATTATTGGATGAAACAAGGCCATGACACCTTGATTGTTTACGACGATCTGGCGACCCACGCCAAGACTTACCGCGAACTATCATTACTGCTGCGTCGGCCGCCAGGCCGAGAGGCCTTTCCCGGCGATATCTTCTTCGTTCATTCCCGGTTGCTGGAGCGTTCCACCCAGTTGAATGCCGCGCATGGCGGCGGCAGCATGACCGCCCTGCCGATCGTCGAGACCCAACAGGGAGAAATCGCCGCTTATATTCCCACCAACCTGATTTCGATTACCGACGGCCAGGTTTATCTGGATAGCAATCTGTTTGTCAGCGGCTTTCGTCCGGCCATCGACATCAGCAAGTCGGTTTCCAGAATCGGCGGCAAGGCTCAACATACGGCGATACGCGATCAAGCGGATAGAATGAAGCTGGATTATTTGCAATTTTTGGAGCTGGAAAATTTCTCCCGTTTCGGGCAAAAACTGGAAGCGTCGATGGAAGCCAAAATCAAACGCGGACGGCTGTTGCGGGAAATCTTGAAACAAGACCGCCTGATGCCGGCTAGCAGCGCCTTTCAATTAGCCTGGTTGATCGCCTACAACAACGGTTTGTTCGATCCGCTGAAGCCGTCTCAGATCGACGAACAAATGGAACGCCTGCAAATTGCGGTGGACGAGTCGGTGTTGTCATTAAACAGCGACTTAGAGCAATGGCGCAGATTTCTAGCCGATGTTTTGACTCCTAACGAGGATGATGCATCATGA
- a CDS encoding F0F1 ATP synthase subunit gamma, producing the protein MTQSRTLQLHIEQLKDIRSILHSLRNMAFMEIHKLSQYQQAQDRVVRHIETVMADFLQFYPGLPKVDANSPSIVIVVGSERGFCGNFNESLIEQLTELSPSQIIAIGNRLCNCLNQAQISFSAVPGANGGDEIKEVLSQLIDALGELRYQQTLCKLSALYHHGEHAGIIQRPLLPPATAERHSEHRIEPLLNLQPPQFLFELVDHYLFSSLQDVLYASYAAENNQRLQHLDNAVNHLDEETARLSKISQIYRQEEITEEIEVILLNAQPPSQ; encoded by the coding sequence ATGACGCAAAGCCGCACCCTGCAATTGCATATCGAGCAACTGAAGGACATACGCAGCATTCTGCATTCGCTGAGAAACATGGCTTTCATGGAAATCCACAAACTCAGCCAATATCAACAGGCGCAAGACCGGGTCGTCCGCCATATCGAAACGGTGATGGCCGACTTCCTGCAGTTTTATCCCGGTTTACCTAAGGTCGATGCGAACAGCCCGTCTATCGTCATCGTGGTCGGTTCCGAAAGGGGTTTCTGCGGCAACTTTAATGAAAGCCTGATCGAACAGTTAACGGAGTTGTCGCCCAGCCAGATCATTGCCATCGGCAATCGTCTGTGCAATTGCCTGAATCAGGCTCAGATTTCCTTCAGCGCCGTTCCGGGAGCTAACGGCGGCGATGAAATCAAGGAAGTGCTAAGCCAATTGATCGACGCCCTAGGCGAGCTACGCTATCAACAAACGCTCTGCAAGCTTTCGGCCCTATATCATCACGGTGAACATGCCGGCATCATCCAACGCCCCTTATTGCCTCCGGCGACCGCGGAGCGACATTCCGAACATCGAATTGAACCGCTGCTCAATTTACAGCCGCCCCAGTTTCTCTTTGAACTGGTAGATCATTATTTATTCAGCTCACTGCAAGATGTGCTGTACGCATCTTATGCCGCGGAAAATAATCAACGCCTGCAACATCTGGATAATGCGGTCAATCATCTAGACGAAGAAACGGCACGATTGAGCAAAATCAGCCAAATTTACCGCCAGGAGGAAATAACCGAAGAAATCGAAGTCATATTGTTGAATGCGCAACCCCCTTCCCAGTAA